One window of Chamaesiphon minutus PCC 6605 genomic DNA carries:
- the istB gene encoding IS21-like element helper ATPase IstB encodes MLHLKQLRLTHMLAHWESLEHQAIQEQWSYAKFLLALCEQETHRRNALRLQRALTEAQLPSAKSFSNFDFTHCPNFNPAPLMQLAEDVTWLERAGNCLIFGPSGVGKTHLAAGLTRKMVELGKRAKFFAANALVQELQHAKLQLQLPALLRKLDRYDLLVLDDLGYVKKSEAETSVLFELIAHRYERKSLLITANQPFSQWDSIFVDSMMTVAAVDRLVHHGTIFEIKSDSYRRQAANDRLNNSQSS; translated from the coding sequence ATTCTCCACCTCAAGCAGCTCCGATTAACTCACATGCTCGCCCACTGGGAATCTCTGGAACACCAAGCTATACAAGAGCAATGGTCTTATGCCAAATTCTTGTTGGCATTATGCGAACAAGAAACACACCGCCGCAACGCTCTCCGGTTGCAACGGGCACTCACCGAGGCTCAACTTCCCAGCGCAAAAAGTTTTTCCAACTTTGATTTTACTCACTGTCCCAACTTCAATCCTGCTCCCTTGATGCAGTTGGCTGAAGATGTCACCTGGCTGGAACGAGCTGGAAATTGTCTGATTTTCGGTCCTTCTGGAGTGGGTAAAACTCATCTGGCTGCTGGATTGACTCGCAAGATGGTGGAGTTGGGTAAGCGAGCTAAGTTCTTTGCTGCTAATGCTTTGGTTCAGGAGTTGCAACATGCCAAGCTGCAATTACAATTGCCCGCTTTACTCAGGAAACTCGACCGCTACGATCTGCTGGTGCTTGACGATCTGGGCTATGTCAAAAAATCTGAGGCCGAAACTTCAGTACTGTTTGAATTAATCGCTCATCGTTATGAGCGTAAAAGTTTACTAATTACTGCCAATCAGCCTTTCAGCCAATGGGATTCAATCTTTGTGGATTCGATGATGACGGTTGCTGCTGTCGATCGATTAGTGCATCATGGCACGATTTTTGAAATCAAGTCTGATAGCTATCGTCGTCAGGCTGCTAACGATCGCCTGAACAACTCTCAATCTTCCTAA
- a CDS encoding tyrosine-type recombinase/integrase: MVLFLQRVLWYDYTMKLNIQKGIDPHTNEIVWLMLDDRYEVVEPIQRYLTYLSTGKSPNTVEAYAYDLKFWWKFLELKTLDWRNINLTDVEDFAYWLRVGDTTKVVSMQPVQAIRSEKTVNRAITAITGFYEYHIANGRVDFKQFDRFHMPYGIGTRGLLTGIAKSKPTRQKLVKLKEPKSFPGCLTDEQVATLVDACHRLRDKLIVLMLNGTGMRKGIRRHC; the protein is encoded by the coding sequence ATGGTTTTATTTCTACAACGTGTTTTGTGGTACGATTACACCATGAAGTTAAACATTCAGAAAGGAATCGACCCCCATACCAATGAAATCGTCTGGCTGATGCTCGACGATCGCTACGAGGTAGTCGAACCCATCCAACGCTATCTCACATACCTCAGTACTGGTAAGTCTCCTAATACCGTCGAGGCATACGCTTACGATCTCAAATTCTGGTGGAAATTTCTCGAACTTAAAACTCTAGACTGGCGCAATATCAACCTAACTGACGTGGAAGATTTTGCGTACTGGTTGAGAGTTGGGGATACAACCAAAGTCGTATCCATGCAACCAGTGCAGGCAATCCGGTCTGAAAAGACCGTCAATCGAGCGATTACTGCCATTACAGGCTTTTACGAATATCACATCGCTAACGGTCGAGTAGACTTCAAACAGTTCGATAGATTTCACATGCCTTATGGGATTGGCACCAGAGGATTGCTCACGGGTATCGCCAAGAGCAAACCCACCAGACAGAAGCTAGTCAAGCTCAAGGAGCCGAAGAGCTTTCCAGGTTGCTTGACCGACGAGCAAGTAGCAACGCTAGTGGATGCCTGTCATCGCCTCAGAGACAAACTTATCGTCCTCATGCTCAACGGTACTGGCATGAGAAAGGGTATTAGACGACACTGTTAA
- a CDS encoding LysR family transcriptional regulator encodes MELRQLEYFVAVAQELHFGRAAESLHLSQPALSKQIQALEDSLDIQLFDRTKHWVRLTLAGQKFLEIARNILDEVAEGIALTKQVAAGANGKLRIGFTESTLFSLAPKIVSTYRQQYPQVELTLTSGGTETQVEALRTHQIDLGFVYLPIREPSLSIHPLFEEAYIAALPAAHRLARQPQIAIESLATEPLIFYPRSLAPILHANFINCCDRSGFVPKIVQEAELAQTRLGLAAAGVGITFVLANLQNLTAKGVVYRPLIGDFLTLKLALAWC; translated from the coding sequence ATGGAACTCCGTCAACTCGAATATTTCGTTGCCGTGGCGCAGGAGCTACATTTTGGCCGCGCGGCTGAGTCATTACACCTGAGTCAACCCGCACTGAGCAAGCAAATTCAAGCCTTAGAAGATAGCTTAGACATTCAACTATTCGATCGCACCAAACACTGGGTAAGACTGACGCTCGCCGGACAAAAATTTCTCGAAATCGCCCGCAACATTCTCGATGAAGTCGCGGAAGGGATCGCTCTCACCAAACAGGTGGCGGCTGGAGCTAATGGCAAACTCAGGATTGGCTTTACCGAATCGACACTATTTAGCCTTGCTCCCAAGATCGTCAGCACTTACCGACAGCAGTATCCCCAAGTCGAATTGACACTCACCAGCGGCGGTACCGAAACTCAAGTTGAAGCCTTGCGTACTCACCAAATCGATCTGGGCTTCGTCTACCTGCCAATTCGCGAACCGTCCCTCTCGATTCATCCCTTGTTTGAAGAAGCTTACATCGCTGCGCTACCTGCGGCTCATCGACTGGCTCGACAACCACAAATCGCGATCGAGTCGTTGGCAACCGAGCCGCTGATTTTTTATCCGCGATCGCTAGCACCGATTCTTCATGCTAATTTCATCAACTGCTGCGATCGATCGGGGTTTGTGCCTAAGATCGTCCAGGAAGCGGAACTGGCTCAAACTCGCTTGGGGTTGGCAGCGGCTGGCGTTGGCATTACCTTCGTCCTGGCTAATCTGCAAAATCTAACTGCGAAAGGCGTTGTTTATCGACCTTTAATTGGCGATTTTCTGACCCTAAAACTGGCATTGGCATGGTGTTAG
- a CDS encoding ISL3 family transposase, protein MTQFLKCLLPGFQLLRLEHEEIDTDEYHITANVSSTQASVQCPVCANPTTRIHSRYERTLADLPCVNYSLTLVMQVCKFFCDNTDCIRRIFTERIPEVTAPWARKTSRLSQKIQTIGLALGGAAGASLCGHIGIVACGSTLLNHLKKLSLPAVKIPRIMGVDDFAFRKGERYGTILVDLELNQPIALLADRKAETLTNWLIEHPGVEILSRDRSKTYKSAMDKGAPAAIQVADRFHLVQNLEETLEKVFSSYSNELKAIEQQQRQTFVPNETVVVVTARPTTTAKLQVQKLTNYQQRVQQQQKIKRLSEQQWSQIAIAQAVGVSVRTVQRHLAAPDLPEIAATNDRSGRSLLEPYKQSLLEWWNAEIRQPKVLMVLLKQQGYTGSERTLTRYLGSVRAAQGLPPSRVKPTLGLPIAIDPQLEPLTKSRAAFLILKRVEHRDAEDTKLIARIVSQHPTLALAVELADEFLRLLREQRADAFDDWLLKAVKSSLKPIVQFAEGLFEDYAAVKASMMTTVSNGPVEGLNNRLKMLKRQMYGRAGLDLLTKRFLLNL, encoded by the coding sequence ATGACCCAATTTCTTAAATGCCTACTCCCAGGTTTCCAACTACTGCGGTTGGAACACGAGGAAATCGACACAGATGAGTATCACATTACCGCAAACGTCTCCTCAACCCAAGCATCAGTCCAGTGCCCAGTGTGTGCGAATCCAACCACACGCATTCATAGCCGTTACGAACGAACATTAGCAGACCTGCCCTGTGTCAACTACAGTTTGACTCTGGTGATGCAAGTGTGTAAGTTCTTCTGCGATAATACCGATTGCATTCGGCGAATCTTCACCGAGCGGATACCGGAAGTGACCGCTCCGTGGGCAAGAAAGACCAGTAGATTAAGCCAAAAAATTCAGACGATCGGATTAGCACTGGGCGGTGCAGCAGGTGCTAGCCTGTGTGGTCACATCGGTATTGTAGCTTGCGGAAGTACGCTATTGAATCACCTCAAGAAGTTATCTCTACCAGCAGTTAAGATTCCTAGAATTATGGGTGTGGATGATTTTGCTTTTCGCAAAGGCGAGCGATACGGTACGATCTTAGTTGATTTAGAACTTAACCAACCGATCGCTCTATTAGCAGACCGCAAAGCAGAAACCTTAACAAATTGGTTGATAGAACATCCTGGGGTCGAAATACTTTCGCGAGATCGCTCGAAAACTTACAAAAGTGCAATGGACAAAGGGGCACCAGCAGCCATTCAAGTAGCCGATAGATTTCATCTGGTGCAAAACCTGGAAGAAACGCTAGAAAAAGTCTTCAGCAGCTATAGCAACGAACTCAAAGCAATCGAACAACAGCAACGGCAGACTTTTGTTCCTAACGAAACCGTCGTGGTTGTAACCGCTCGACCGACTACCACAGCCAAGCTCCAAGTCCAAAAGCTAACGAACTATCAACAGCGCGTGCAACAACAACAAAAAATCAAGCGGCTGAGCGAACAGCAATGGTCACAGATTGCCATTGCTCAGGCGGTTGGGGTCAGCGTGCGAACCGTCCAACGCCATCTAGCCGCACCTGACTTGCCGGAAATAGCTGCGACGAACGACCGATCGGGTCGAAGCTTACTGGAACCCTACAAGCAGTCACTGCTAGAGTGGTGGAATGCAGAAATTCGCCAGCCAAAAGTCCTGATGGTCTTATTAAAACAGCAAGGATACACTGGTAGCGAACGCACTCTAACTCGTTATCTGGGTTCGGTCAGAGCTGCTCAAGGCTTACCACCGAGCCGAGTGAAACCTACCCTCGGTTTACCGATAGCGATCGATCCTCAACTTGAGCCATTAACTAAAAGTCGAGCTGCCTTTTTAATTTTGAAGCGGGTGGAGCATCGAGACGCAGAGGATACCAAACTCATCGCTAGGATCGTCTCGCAGCATCCAACCTTAGCCTTAGCCGTTGAGCTAGCAGATGAGTTTTTACGACTGCTGCGAGAGCAACGAGCAGATGCTTTTGATGATTGGTTGCTTAAGGCTGTTAAAAGTTCGCTCAAACCCATTGTCCAGTTTGCTGAAGGTTTGTTTGAGGACTATGCTGCTGTTAAAGCCAGTATGATGACAACCGTGAGCAATGGTCCAGTCGAAGGTTTGAATAATCGCTTGAAAATGTTAAAGCGACAGATGTATGGACGTGCTGGACTAGATTTACTCACCAAACGGTTTCTTCTGAATCTGTAA
- a CDS encoding ParM/StbA family protein: protein MARRKLMSIAVDFGASATKVIGICEGVIVSSIMSPEVIEIDRSSLEGKLDGYSIGKGSRHSTGEYAFVGVADRYYAVGALARRFGAFQRFKPLKVESAAYKVLAATSLLADRFDLGHSFDLSLGCLLPPSELADEELLQGRLGEFLAEFDSPMGAMNVNLTSATFYPEGAGILELYQHRHPSNLQSRVGILMAGHRNLTCYIATDGMVAGFASCDLGFNSWVKEVMNKTAGYQLETLSVALARYWTSKDVATLQPILRRQDERSYPAEIVRLVEVIEQTHKIYCESVFNWLDEQLPSDLAAVMMSGGTADVLQAEFVAYFDARLPAHAELGGKAAIYGSNIGFHLPQLDVPEGYQARMADVYCLWEYLMPKPRLKSTPKSLAKSTSKN from the coding sequence GGGTAATAGTATCGTCGATTATGTCTCCTGAAGTCATTGAAATCGATCGATCGAGTCTAGAGGGGAAGCTAGACGGATACAGCATCGGCAAAGGCTCTCGACACTCAACAGGAGAGTACGCTTTTGTGGGAGTCGCAGACCGCTACTATGCTGTCGGGGCATTGGCGCGACGGTTTGGGGCGTTTCAACGCTTTAAGCCACTCAAGGTCGAATCTGCTGCCTATAAAGTTTTAGCGGCGACATCGCTCTTAGCGGATCGGTTCGACTTAGGACACAGTTTCGATCTGTCGCTGGGGTGTCTGTTACCGCCGAGCGAACTCGCCGATGAGGAGTTATTACAGGGTCGATTGGGCGAGTTTTTAGCCGAGTTTGACTCGCCAATGGGTGCGATGAATGTCAATTTGACGAGTGCTACTTTTTATCCAGAGGGCGCGGGCATCCTCGAACTATATCAACATCGACATCCCAGTAATCTCCAGTCGAGAGTGGGCATCTTAATGGCAGGACATCGCAACTTGACGTGCTATATCGCCACCGATGGTATGGTAGCTGGGTTTGCCAGTTGCGACTTAGGCTTTAACAGTTGGGTCAAGGAAGTAATGAACAAGACGGCTGGATATCAGTTAGAAACATTGAGCGTAGCACTAGCTCGATACTGGACGAGCAAAGATGTTGCCACACTTCAACCGATTTTGCGAAGGCAGGACGAGCGATCGTATCCAGCAGAAATCGTGCGATTAGTTGAGGTCATCGAGCAGACCCATAAAATATATTGTGAGTCGGTCTTTAATTGGCTCGACGAACAATTGCCCAGCGATCTAGCAGCGGTGATGATGTCTGGGGGTACGGCAGATGTGCTGCAAGCTGAATTTGTGGCTTATTTTGACGCTCGATTACCCGCACATGCGGAGTTGGGTGGTAAAGCCGCAATTTATGGTAGCAACATCGGCTTTCACTTGCCGCAACTAGACGTGCCGGAGGGATACCAAGCGAGGATGGCCGATGTTTACTGCCTGTGGGAGTACTTAATGCCCAAACCCCGACTCAAATCGACACCTAAATCTCTAGCTAAATCTACTTCAAAAAATTAG